In Marinobacter antarcticus, one genomic interval encodes:
- a CDS encoding WS/DGAT/MGAT family O-acyltransferase has product MSPTQIPMAAVDRAWLRMDTPQNSMMICGVWMLDRPVSVNRLRRTIEERFLCFDRFRQKAVDTGDRAYWQDDPLFDLDNHFHQIALPGKADKAELQKLVSDLNSTSLDFRQPLWQMHYIDNYQGGSALLIRIHHCIADGISLVRVMLSLTDKTPEPKLSKVASKRHSKPPQRSAIQRLLHRAVDNAQIATHQAKLFIQSVREEPNYPLKLASTASAVALDIIKLGMTPVEPKTGLKEPLSGRKQVAWADPLDLDEVKACAKALGGTINDALLCTVTGALQRHFAAHKEAIPDCGIRVAVPFNLRPLDQPIETLGNKFGLVLVTLPVEVLDPLMCFQQVQENMNRLKRSYQAQVTYSLLDLFGRGPDVIERRALDLLSNKASAVLTNVPGPKDALYLAGSKLTQPMCWVPQSGNIGIGMSILSYAGTVQFGITVDKAIHADPNAVMDYFRQSFEALSHAALAGRHKSIKRQPG; this is encoded by the coding sequence ATGTCACCAACTCAAATACCAATGGCCGCCGTCGACCGCGCCTGGCTGCGAATGGACACGCCCCAAAACTCAATGATGATCTGTGGCGTGTGGATGCTGGACCGCCCTGTTTCCGTGAACCGCCTCAGGCGCACGATTGAGGAACGCTTCCTGTGCTTCGACCGCTTCCGGCAGAAGGCTGTGGACACCGGAGACCGCGCCTACTGGCAGGATGACCCGCTGTTTGACCTGGACAACCATTTCCACCAAATTGCCCTTCCGGGCAAGGCCGACAAAGCTGAGCTCCAGAAACTGGTCAGCGATCTGAACAGTACCTCGCTGGATTTCCGGCAACCGCTCTGGCAAATGCATTATATCGACAATTATCAGGGCGGCAGCGCACTGTTGATTCGTATTCACCATTGTATTGCCGATGGCATCTCACTGGTTCGGGTCATGCTGTCACTGACGGATAAAACGCCAGAGCCCAAGCTAAGCAAAGTTGCGTCAAAACGTCATTCAAAACCACCCCAGAGATCCGCAATCCAGCGATTGCTCCACCGCGCGGTGGACAACGCACAGATCGCCACACATCAGGCAAAGCTATTCATTCAATCCGTCCGGGAAGAGCCTAACTACCCCCTCAAACTGGCATCGACGGCCAGTGCCGTGGCTCTGGACATTATTAAGCTCGGCATGACCCCCGTTGAACCCAAAACCGGGTTGAAAGAGCCACTTTCTGGACGCAAACAGGTGGCCTGGGCAGACCCTCTGGACCTGGACGAAGTAAAAGCCTGCGCCAAGGCTTTGGGTGGCACCATAAACGACGCACTGCTCTGCACAGTCACCGGGGCTTTGCAGCGGCATTTTGCAGCACACAAGGAGGCCATCCCCGATTGCGGAATACGCGTTGCCGTTCCGTTCAACCTGCGGCCTCTTGATCAACCCATAGAAACCCTCGGCAACAAGTTCGGTCTGGTGTTAGTTACCCTGCCGGTGGAAGTATTGGACCCGCTCATGTGCTTCCAGCAAGTGCAGGAAAACATGAACCGGCTTAAACGGTCCTATCAGGCCCAGGTCACCTACAGCCTTCTGGATTTATTCGGCCGCGGCCCCGATGTCATTGAACGCCGGGCACTGGACCTGCTCAGCAACAAAGCGTCTGCCGTACTGACTAATGTGCCGGGGCCGAAAGACGCCCTTTACCTGGCTGGCAGCAAGCTGACCCAACCCATGTGCTGGGTGCCCCAGAGCGGCAATATCGGCATCGGCATGAGCATTCTCAGTTACGCCGGCACTGTTCAGTTCGGCATTACCGTCGACAAAGCCATCCACGCCGACCCAAATGCCGTGATGGATTATTTCCGACAAAGCTTTGAAGCCCTTAGCCACGCGGCTCTGGCAGGCAGACACAAGAGCATAAAGCGCCAGCCAGGCTGA
- the smpB gene encoding SsrA-binding protein SmpB translates to MSKKKPGTPSSTIALNKKAKHEYHIEDRFEAGLVLLGWEVKSLRAGKAQITDAYVLLKDGEAFLLGGHFQPLTEASTHVIADPTRTRKLLLHAKELAKLIGETSQAGQTCVPLALYWKKNKVKCEIALVKGKKLFDKRATEKERDWNRQKQRILRDSNA, encoded by the coding sequence ATGAGCAAAAAGAAACCCGGTACGCCAAGCAGTACCATCGCCCTGAACAAGAAGGCGAAGCACGAATACCACATAGAGGATCGCTTTGAGGCGGGGCTTGTCCTGCTCGGCTGGGAAGTGAAATCACTGCGAGCTGGCAAAGCCCAGATAACCGACGCCTATGTATTGCTGAAAGACGGTGAGGCCTTCCTGCTGGGCGGGCACTTTCAGCCGCTGACCGAAGCCTCCACCCACGTTATTGCCGACCCCACCCGCACCCGCAAGCTGCTGCTGCACGCAAAAGAACTGGCCAAGCTGATCGGGGAAACGAGTCAAGCCGGCCAAACCTGCGTGCCTCTGGCGCTGTATTGGAAAAAGAACAAAGTGAAGTGCGAAATCGCTCTGGTAAAAGGCAAGAAGCTGTTCGACAAGCGCGCCACCGAGAAAGAGCGCGACTGGAATCGCCAGAAACAGCGTATTCTGCGTGACTCCAACGCCTGA